A DNA window from Syngnathus typhle isolate RoL2023-S1 ecotype Sweden linkage group LG2, RoL_Styp_1.0, whole genome shotgun sequence contains the following coding sequences:
- the zgc:113363 gene encoding myoD family inhibitor yields the protein MDVMTSHSDATVDSDQSGCISSQPIACSPSLLQCAGQHGSLETHTEVDVQINMPHCNVINNVNLGVDKLPLAAPPPLAPTNQKHLSSSKSHTSYKTNSTLIEEVARDDCCVHCLLACLFCNFQSMCGAVERCVTCGGGLSGSCGFIDTCCWCCCCCCWDEACVEPLDCGILEECCSSADCLEMCLECCAICFPS from the exons ATGGACGTGATGACGTCGCACTCCGACGCGACTGTGGATTCCGACCAGTCAGGGTGCATCTCCAGCCAGCCGATAGCCTGTAGTCCATCCCTGCTCCAATGTGCAG GCCAACATGGCTCTCTGGAAACTCATACGGAAGTGGATGTCCAAATAAATATGCCCCACTGTAATGTCATCAACAACGTCAATTTAGGAGTAGACAAGTTGCCACTGGCTGCTCCCCCACCTTTGGCTCCCACCAATCAGAAACATCTCTCCTCCAGTAAAAGCCACACCTCCTACAAAACAAATAGCACCCTCATTGAAGAAGTAGCAAGAGACG ACTGTTGCGTCCACTGCCTGCTGGCGTGTCTCTTCTGCAACTTTCAATCCATGTGTGGGGCAGTGGAGAGGTGCGTGACTTGCGGAGGGGGCCTGTCCGGCTCCTGCGGATTCATTGAcacctgctgctggtgctgctgctgctgttgctgggaCGAGGCTTGTGTGGAACCGTTGGATTGTGGAATACTGGAGGAGTGCTGCAGCTCGGCAGACTGTTTGGAGATGTGTTTGGAGTGTTGCGCCATATGTTTCCCTTCTTAG